The genome window ATCCTACTCCAACATCCCCCCACTATCTGGCCTACTCACCTACACTCACACTCATCTCACACCCAGTCCATGCCTAACCCACACTAACCTGCTCACCCCCCCAAACACACTTTACAACCACTCACACCCTCCCCATACTCTCCACATTACACCAGACTGGTGCTCTCACACACTGTCCCACTCAGCATCCCACACACCCCAGGCCTGTGCCTACGGGGCCATCGCCCATGCGCTTGGTCTGGTTCACACTCCCTTACATACTAGTGTGCAGGCTCTCAACTAGAACAGCAGCATGGAAGCCGGGTGCTCTGGGGTCCTGGCTCCAAAGCAGGAGTGTGGTGGGGCCTCCTGGGGGTCTGGCTGGGGCAACAGAGTGAGAATGCTCCCGGGTCCCGCAGCTTGGTCCTTCAGATCCCATGGGGAGAAAGAGGCCTGCTTTGAAACTTGGACAGCCAAAGAGCAAGAGTCTACTGCCACCTAGTGGTGCCCTGGAGAAGGGCATGGGGCAACAGGGGGACACTATTGCATCTCCAAAGGCCAAAGGTACCTTGTGTCCCAGCTAGACAGAGGGCTCTGGGAAACACAGAGGCAGTGAGGGGATGTAGGGAGGCTGACAGGGAGGCAAAGACAGTTCTCCTCTGTGTGGAGCTAAGAGTTCCACTCCAGGAACCAGAGGCCCTGCCCATTCTCTGGCCCCGGATACTGAGAGGCCAAGGCTGAATAGATATCAAGACCTTGAGGACCCCGTGGGGGCAAGCAAGGGGGTGGGTAGGGAACGTGATTCTGGGCCCACACCCTCTTGTCCAAGTTCaagatgcaaaaggaaaaaagaaatcatctCAAGGCTtggaggagaaaagggagccagcagggagggggcaggatcCCCAATAGGGCACCCGCTGCCAGGGCCTTCAGTCCAGCTTGAACTTGGCCTCTGATTCCTTCAGCAGGTACAGGCTGTCATCTTCCAGAAAGCTGTGGGCCAAGGGAGAAGCCCACTGAGGCACAGCTCAGAGAGccccctggggtggggaggggcgagTGCAGGCAAGCTGGCAGGGGCAAACCACACGGACTCTGTCTCCTCTAAAGCGGGTGAGGAAGGGCACAAAGAACGTGAGCCCTGGGCACCCACCTGAAGAAGAGGACGTGAACAGGGATGGTGCTGATGTGCCAGATGGCATGGGCATCCAGGACCCAGAAGAGAGGTGGGAAGTCAAGCAGCTCGAGCAGGGATAGACCTTGCAGCAGCAGGACTGCCAACATGCACTTGCGCACATGCGGCAGTCGCCGCCGGTTCCACAGGCACCAGGCAAGCCACCACAGCACGTTCACCAGGCCTGGGTACGTGCAGGTGGGAGGGGCTCACTTCGGGGACCTCCTCCTCCCGACAAAGCCTCCCCAGCCATGCCCTTAGACCCTAGGGCCATCCTCAGaccctcctcccagcctcccctctTATTTGCTGTTCCTCCCACTTCCCCACCACGTCTCTCAAGAAGCTTCTTCTCCAAGAACAGCACACAGTCCCACCTTCACCCCACATGATGTAGCTCCCTGGGGCCCCAGTCCCATCTCATGCCTCACCGATAGCCACATTGACCGCCAGGTTGTAGCCGTAGTCGAAGTGGACAAGGCTCAGGTAGGAGACATGAGTGATCAGCATCAGCAGCAGGAGGGCCCGGAATGCAGAGACCACCACGGGGCGCTGCAGCCCCACAGTCCTGCCATGCCAGCCAGAGCTGCTCAGAGGgaggcagcccctccccagcatTCCCTGAAGCACCCCTCAGCCTTGCATCAGTGGTAGAAGCCACcgcccctctccccaccaaacATGCCAGCTGGGCAAGCCTACAATCCCCTGGGAGCTCAGGACCAAGAGCTGCAGCTCCTAGGAAAGAGCCAGGGCCTCCAGTCCCACCCCAGAGTCCCCATCGAGGACAGCTTGAAGggtactgtgtgtgtgttgggggatggAAAGGGCCCTGGGAAGAGTACCACCAGGGAAGGCTGGGGGACTCCTTTCTGCTCCTAGGACCTGATTTGGCCCCTGCAGAGGCCAAGATGCGCTCACCTGACACAGCACAGATAGACCGAGTGCAGGATGACGGTGGAGGCGCAGAAGTAGTCCATTTTCTGAGGACAGGGAGAACCGGGTGAGGGGCCAGTGTGAGGGGAGTAGGAGGTGGACAGGGCGTCatggaggcctggggctgggggtggaggggtagCAGGGGCAGCTGGAGTCTAACACAGGAGCCACAGGCCTATGGTCAGTATGGTCCGTGGCTCGTGCTCCTTCTGCTTATTGCTGTTTCACTCCTGCATCTAACAGACTGACCCTTGTATTCacatatataactttaaaaaaagtgcTCGGCAGTTGGGCTTTGAGGCATTGGTGGAGGGTGCCTCCTGAGACTGGAACATAAGAGAACGCCATCGAACTCAGAGCACAGCCCAGCACTCGGCAGCGGGGCTCAGGTCTGGACTGCACCTCTTCCTGCCTGGGTCCTCCTGGGCGAGAGATTTCATCTTTTCAAGGCTCAGTTGCCTAACCAGGTAAGAAGAGCCAATAATCACACCTACCTCACAAGGGTCAAGCACGGCTCAAGGGTACTACTAGGCTTAAATGTCTAGTGCAGAGCAAGTGCTGTGTGACTGGAGTCAGTGTGAGGCCTGTGAGAGGGCTCTGCCCCATCCCCTTGGGATCCTTAGGGACTGTCCCAAGCTGGAGGCGGGGCAGGAGGGGCGCTCACCTCTGTGAGGTCAGTGTCCTTGGTGTGGAAGACTGTGGACCAGAACCAGGCATTGAGGGAGACCTGTAGGGAGGGGGCTGGTAAGCACGGCGCCCCAGGGCGGGGAAGACCTCTAGAGGGTTCACATCTGTCTCACTTTTGGGAAACGCTTTGGAGCAGAGAAACATGCTTCCTCTTGTCCCTGGAGCCCACCGAACAAATCCatgcccctccacccccacccaggctGGTTCCCTCAGGCTGAGCTTCCAGCCACCCTGAGCCCCCTGGGCCACAGGGGCTGCAGCCTCCACAATTCCAGACCGGCTGGGGACTGGGGAACCAGTTCCGGCAGAGCCAAGCTCCCTGCTTACTCAATCCCTAAGACAACAGCCCCCAGGGGCCTCGCCTCCACCCCCACTGGCAGGTGATGACAGCCCCACCTGGGCCAGGGGAGCCAGTGACCTCAGCCTTTGTGGGCGGGAATGAAGTGGGTGCGGTGGAGGGGCTCAAGCCAGCTTGGGGTGTGTCCTGAGCTAGCAAGCAAGTGAGGGAGATCAAGCAGATCCCACTGGGGCCAAATCTCCAAGGAGGAGcctgtccttcctcctggctgggccTGCCCAACCTGCCAGACCAGTGGCTGCTGCTGCGAGTTCTGGAGGAACAGGGCTGAAACAGCTGTGGAGGGCAAGGGCCCAGGGAATGTTTGAGGCCCTTTTCCTGGAAATTAACTGCAAGGAAAGAGTACAAATCATCTTGCAAATGAGCCCTGGATCTCGTGGGAGTTCACGCTGGTACTTTTTTCAGGATCGCTGTATCCAGGGCAGAGACCCAAATCATGGCAAGAAGGGTGGGCTGGCGTGGAGGTACACATCCTGGGTTGGGAGGAAGGGCTGGGAAACCACTGACAACCAGTCTAAGGAGGGAACAGCCAGGCAAAGTCTGGCCTGAAttccctggaggcagggagggctgcGCTAGGGTGGGCCTGGCCTACCAGAGATGGGTAAAGGTCAGGACCTGCCTAATATACCAGGAAAACTGGCCAGGCAGGGGAGAGTGGAAGCAGAGCGAGAAGCCACTCTCCATGCTTCTCTCTTCCTTACTGCAGCAGGAAGGTCAGACAGTAGGAGGGGTGCCCAGCACAGGCCTGAGGGGGCTCATGAGAGAAAGGAAGAGCAATCGGGTGGAGGCGGGCAGAGTTCTGCTGCAAAGCCAGTCAGCACTGGAAGTCTCTGGAGGCTCGGGTGGCCTGGTGTAAGCCAGTCTGGCCTGGCTTCCAGGCTGAGTCTTGCTGCTCATGCTCCTCATGACCTGGGCAAAGGCCCTTCCCTTCTAGCCTGAGCTCTCCCCTGGGACGAATCAGAAGCTGGCCTAAGTGACCCTTCGTCCCTTCCCAGCCTTGATGTCAGATTGCTTCCTCCTCTGATGCCGGCCATCCTGTCCCATTCCTGGGGCTGCCCCTTCCCAGAGATGGTAATGGAGGCATGGTCTAGAGGCTGGAAAACAGGACAGAACAGGGTGGCTTCTCAGATACTGCAAAGTCTGTGATGCTCAGTGTCATTGTGGGGAGAGGAGCATGCTCGGGGCTAGAGACAGGGCCCAGGTCTCACATGGGCCTGGTGTCCTGGGCAGGCCAGGAACAGGGACATTCTTGGGGAGAACACCCCTGTTGCCAGTATGAGAGAGAGGTAGAGGGGAAGGCAGCAGGGACTGGCAGCCAGCCAGGCCTCCTTGTCACCCACAGCAGGAAGGGGGAGGTAGCAAGAAGACTGAGCTAAGTGGCAGTTCGGACACTTAAAGCAGGGGAGGCGGTGCACATGGCCAGGACTTAGCTTGATAGGATAGAGTTGGGGCTGCTAGGTCTTTTCCAACCACCTCCCCAGGGTGCCTTCCACTTCCAGAGACCCACCTGAAGCCTGGACTCTGTCCCCTGAAAAGTCCCCTCTCCCCTGGGGAGTGTCCCATTATGGGAGGCTCCTCTTCTGACCCTCTCTTCAGACTTGGGAGATAGTGTCATTAAGAATGCAGGCCCTAGGCCAGActgccagggttcaaatcctggctctgcatttcctgtgtgtccttgggcaagttatttagttttgttgtgtctcagtttcctcacatgtaaaatgggaacaatcaTAGTGTTGATAAGGATTTAATAAGCAATAAAAGTACAGGGTACAGCACAATGCCCAGGACAGAGTGAAACATACCCACTTTGCTGACCAGAATGAGACCCTCACATCTCTCCACAGACCGGAAGCCAAGTCTGCCCCTCTGCAGACCAAGGAAGTCCAGGTGGAGAGGAGATGGTCTCCCTACAGTTGCCTAGGCCCATCCCACAGTCCCAGGCTGGGGGCAGAATGTCCAGAGCCTCCACAATGAGGCCGACCCAGGGCTCAAGTTCTGCCTTGGCCCCTaaatagctgtgtgatcttgagcaaataaCAATTTCTCTGAGCTGCCTCATCTACAAACAGGGTTAATAATAGTATCCATTGCATAAGAGGGTCCTGGGGTTGATGTTTGTGAAATGCCAGGTATGAAGAAGCCTTTCAATAAATGGTTGCTGCTATTGTGGCCTGGAATAAAGCAGGGGCCCCATAAATGTCAGTTTCCTTCGTCAAGTCCAGCAGGCTAACCcctatctttttttccctcagggaTCACAATGTTTTACGTCACACCCTGAGGCCCCAAGTCGCCTGATCCCAGAATGTGGCTATAGGAAGAGTCCTTCCTTGCTCCCGAGCCACTGTGCCACTAGGATGCACTGCAGAGGTAATACTCTCTTCACTCAGAGCTGGTGGTCAGGACTTAAGCAGAGGAGACACACGGCTACTGAAAGAAGGGAAAGCCTCGGAGACGCAAGCGTGTGGCCACCCTGAACTCCTCAGCCACGCTTGAGTAGAATGGGGGCGGGGGGGACATGGGGCAACTGGCCAATCA of Manis javanica isolate MJ-LG chromosome 4, MJ_LKY, whole genome shotgun sequence contains these proteins:
- the PGAP3 gene encoding post-GPI attachment to proteins factor 3 isoform X1, whose translation is MAGQTARLVLLAGAAALASCSQGDREPIYRDCVLRCEERNCSGGALKHFRSRQPIYMSLAGWTCQDDCKYECMWVTVGLYLQEGHRVPQFHGKWPFSRFLFFQEPASAMASFFNGLASLVMLCRYHTSVPASSPMYPTCVAFAWVSLNAWFWSTVFHTKDTDLTEKMDYFCASTVILHSVYLCCVRTVGLQRPVVVSAFRALLLLMLITHVSYLSLVHFDYGYNLAVNVAIGLVNVLWWLAWCLWNRRRLPHVRKCMLAVLLLQGLSLLELLDFPPLFWVLDAHAIWHISTIPVHVLFFSFLEDDSLYLLKESEAKFKLD